The Arachis ipaensis cultivar K30076 chromosome B07, Araip1.1, whole genome shotgun sequence genome includes a window with the following:
- the LOC107606838 gene encoding uncharacterized protein LOC107606838: MTPKKKRATPKKKTVTPVKEKVNDDDGLSPKTKKKKNKRYVGRTRRHILDRDEGLNGPRQGQQAGEDESPNVVHGAGDNDEPIVEELDSDIDKPYQYESEAFNSPISSDDEGRKPKFHEFDDDTGYGEVDFEIGEMFDTIAQFKQALKDMFVFEGKELEYLKNEKYRVRAKCAEEGCPWLILTSWNSQELCFQVKTYVKEHTCGRNLTSNMVSRSWVTSKLVKRLLTQPQLSPKEALEHMKEDYNVHIHNKIILRALKAAREEVIGNEKEQFGKVRDYLSELHRSNPGSTAIVDVIPQPESPPMFDKLYISLDACKRGFKSGCRPLIGLDGCHLKGYFGGHLLSAVTQDANNHFFVIAYAVVDSECTDTWRWFLTLLQEDLGSCTEYGWNFISDQQKVC; encoded by the coding sequence atgacaCCTAAGAAGAAGAGAGCAACACCTAAGAAGAAAACTGTGACACCTGTAAAGGAAAAAGttaatgatgatgatggcctATCTCCTAAaacgaagaagaaaaagaataagagatATGTGGGGAGGACAAGAAGGCATATACTGGATAGGGATGAGGGTCTTAATGGGCCAAGGCAAGGGCAACAGGCTGGAGAGGATGAAAGCCCAAATGTAGTGCATGGAGCAGGTGACAATGATGAGCCCATTGTGGAAGAGCTAGATTCTGACATTGACAAGCCATATCAGTATGAATCAGAAGCATTCAACTCTCCAATTTCTTCTGATGATGAGGGTAGAAAGCCTaaatttcatgaatttgatgatgacaCTGGTTATGGTGAGGTGGATTTCGAGATTGGAGAAATGTTTGACACCATAGCACAATTCAAGCAAGCATTGAAGGACATGTTTGTTTTTGAAGGAAAAGAGTTAGAGTATTTAAAAAATGAAAAGTATAGAGTGAGAGCAAAGTGTGCGGAAGAGGGCTGTCCTTGGCTAATCCTAACTTCCTGGAACAGCCAGGAACTGTGTTTTCAAGTCAAAACATATGTTAAGGAGCACACTTGTGGGAGAAATTTGACAAGCAACATGGTAAGTAGATCATGGGTTACAAGCAAGCTAGTGAAGAGGTTGCTCACACAGCCGCAGCTATCACCTAAGGAGGCTTTAGAGCACATGAAAGAGGACTATAATGTGCATATCCACAATAAAATAATACTGAGAGCTTTGAAGGCAGCCAGAGAGGAGGTTATAGGAAATGAAAAGGAGCAATTTGGGAAGGTTAGAGATTACTTGTCTGAGCTTCATAGGAGTAATCCAGGGTCAACAGCTATAGTAGATGTGATCCCCCAACCTGAGTCACCACCTATGTTTGACAAGCTATACATATCATTGGATGCATGCAAGCGTGGGTTCAAGTCAGGATGTCGTCCTTTAATCGGGCTAGATGGCTGTCACCTAAAGGGTTATTTTGGTGGACATCTCCTTTCAGCCGTTACTCAAGACGCTAACAACCACTTTTTCGTCATTGCTTACGCTGTGGTTGATAGTGAATGTACTGACACATGGAGGTGGTTCCTAACTCTCCTCCAGGAGGACCTAGGCTCTTGCACTGAATATGGATGGAATTTTATTTCGGATCAGCAGAAGGTATGTTAA